A stretch of the Atribacterota bacterium genome encodes the following:
- the amrB gene encoding AmmeMemoRadiSam system protein B yields the protein MEHKRRAVVAGSFYAANRKSLYQQIKDCFLHQIGPQALPTKNEKRDRKIMGIISPHAGFMFSGPVAAYNYLQLSLEKTPPIIIILGPNHRGLGGDISLMSSGQWETPLGMIEIDQLIASEMLAHDEKKMIQDDFQAHLFEHSIEVQLPFLQFIYPANEYKIIPICVTNQQLSLMKYLTDIIYKTIKDNYSAFLLIASSDFNHYEDQESTKRKDAEGIKQILNMDTGLFYKTIQENGASICGPGTISVVMETCKRLGINRGKLLKYATSGDVSGMNDQVVGYASIIFQ from the coding sequence ATGGAACACAAAAGAAGAGCTGTTGTCGCTGGTTCTTTTTATGCAGCTAATCGGAAATCCTTATATCAACAAATAAAAGATTGCTTTTTGCATCAAATCGGTCCTCAAGCATTACCCACGAAAAATGAGAAAAGAGATAGAAAAATAATGGGTATTATTTCTCCCCATGCAGGATTTATGTTTTCAGGTCCAGTTGCAGCTTATAATTATTTACAACTTTCTTTAGAAAAAACGCCTCCAATTATTATTATACTTGGCCCTAATCATAGAGGTTTGGGAGGAGACATATCACTTATGTCTTCGGGTCAATGGGAAACACCCCTAGGAATGATAGAAATTGATCAGCTTATAGCCAGTGAAATGCTTGCTCATGATGAAAAAAAAATGATCCAAGATGATTTTCAAGCACATCTTTTTGAACATTCCATTGAAGTGCAGTTACCATTTTTGCAATTCATTTATCCTGCCAATGAATACAAAATCATACCTATTTGCGTCACTAATCAGCAACTTTCATTAATGAAATATCTAACCGATATAATATACAAAACAATTAAGGACAATTACAGTGCATTTCTCTTAATTGCCAGTTCTGACTTCAATCACTATGAAGACCAGGAAAGTACAAAGCGCAAAGATGCTGAAGGAATTAAGCAAATTCTTAATATGGATACTGGCCTTTTTTATAAAACAATTCAGGAAAATGGTGCTTCTATTTGCGGTCCTGGAACTATTTCTGTAGTGATGGAGACTTGTAAAAGATTAGGTATCAATAGGGGTAAATTATTAAAATATGCCACATCAGGCGATGTTTCCGGTATGAATGATCAGGTTGTTGGTTATGCTTCAATTATTTTTCAATAA